One Thalassophryne amazonica chromosome 10, fThaAma1.1, whole genome shotgun sequence genomic region harbors:
- the LOC117518059 gene encoding guanine nucleotide-binding protein G(I)/G(S)/G(O) subunit gamma-12-like: MSGKGSSSVIQTQKLVDQLRVEATMERIKISLTAADLVQYCQDHRHSDPLISGFAASSNPFKEKKTCVLL, translated from the exons ATGTCAGGAAAGGGAAGCAGCAGTGTCATCCAGACACAAAAGCTGGTGGACCAACTGCGGGTGGAAGCGACCATGGAGAGAATCAAG ATATCCTTAACAGCAGCCGACTTGGTCCAATACTGTCAGGACCACAGACACAGTGACCCCCTGATCTCCGGCTTCGCTGCCTCGTCCAATCCTTTCAAAGAGAAGAAAAcctgtgtgctgctgtaa